Part of the Arachis hypogaea cultivar Tifrunner chromosome 6, arahy.Tifrunner.gnm2.J5K5, whole genome shotgun sequence genome, TTGACTTGATTTTTATCAAGTCTACACTCTACAGATATTGAGATACATGTATTTCCAGTTTTGTAATAGTGATAATGACTTTCTTGACCAAAAGCACATATGGTAGTATTCACTTCTAAAGTTCATACATTTTCTCAAACTATTCATCTAAAATCATGTTTTGAGATCCGTCTTTTAGAAATCATATCGTTGACTATAGATAAAGTACTATTAACATTGAGAAATTCTGATCTGTCCTCTGATCAAATGATATTGGATTaggataaaatttaatttgtgcaTTTGATAGttgtttatttattctttttgttgTTGGATAGCTTACAAGGGAGCCAGAAGCATCAGACAGGGCAGTGGCTCAATGGCATCTCTGGAAGAGCGTAGTGGCAGAATGGTGTGCCGCACTTGAAGAGGAGAAGATTGGGAGATCTCGATGTCGGCAATGGTGGAATGATGCGACAAAAGAGGGGAGCACACAGACAAGCTTTTGGTGGTTTGAAGTCACTCCCTCAAAGCATCAGAATGAGTTTCCATCAGTGCCTCCTGTAAACTCAGCTTACCCTATGCAGTTGAAAATAAATCATATCAAAGCTCCCCAAAGTACCCTAGCAGACAGGTATTATTCTATCATTTCATTTTTGGATTttgattatattttgttatacTTTTTTCTATCCTCTTCGGTACTCTTGATATTTCTATTTATTTGGGTTTGATGCCTGTAGTCAGCAGCCCTTATTCTATGACATATAGAGAAAAAGAATAAACATTAGTATGTTATATCCATTTCATTTTAGCTAATTGGATCCAAGACTAAATAGCTTTATGGATTTGCACCCACCATCACATTGTTAGAAATTCTTCATTTGGTATGTCAATCCTCTCATCACTAACACTTTACATACGCcaatataaattttttcaaaagatGTTTTGAGTTCTTAATTTATTAGCTGGAATAAAAAGGATTTGTTTCTGGAAATTCTGTAAGAGATAATTTTGGATTAATGAAGATCCTCAAGTAATGCAAAAAATAATTCTGTAAGAATTTTTTGCTGAAATGTGAACATGAGTCGTGGTGTTGTGCAAAACTCAACTCTGTCTCAGTTGTTTCTGAAATAAAATCATTGTTCTTTCTTTGATGCATCTTCCATAATTTCGTCTCTTTGCGGCGGCTGCAGGCTACTTCCTCCCCATCGGTGGCTGCAAGCAGTGGTTTCAATTTCCCCCTTCTCCTTTATCTTTGTTCTGTTGTTGCTTTCTAAACTCATTCATCTTCCATTTATTTTTTtgtggttctttttttttttcaataaaatttggcATTGGTTGATCCAGGTTTAACTGTCTAATATTGAGAATTTGTTGCATAGCGTATAGCCTCACTGTTTCCTTTCTAACTTCGATGCTTAGTTTGCTTTCGATTCTGTTCTTGTTGATGTTTGCAAATGATTTCTTATAACTGTAAGATAATTTTGGTGATTTTTGGTTAATATCTATTTATTTGTTTTAGAGTTGGTCCAATGGAGGATAGCCAGGAAATTGAGGAGCAGGTGCAGGAAGAGGTTATTTCAGACAATGGAACTGAAAAGAAGCAGGAAACTCGTGATGAGATGCTTTCGCGGCACAGGTGATGTTTTAGGCTTGTCATTTTAGTGAATCTATTTGGTTCTGCATGTTCATGTAGTAGGATCTATTTGTCATGGAATCTATCGTATTTAGTAGAAATTGTTGTAGTTAATTTCTGTTGCttagcaagagagaagagtttatGGTGAATTCGTGGTGTTTAGACAGCACTGTGGCTTCAATAACCTAGTTAATGATATAAGGGACACTATATATAAGAAGAGTATCCAGGATAATGTTTCAGTAGATTAACAT contains:
- the LOC112695840 gene encoding uncharacterized protein isoform X1, yielding MMVSVIQTRMMELTREPEASDRAVAQWHLWKSVVAEWCAALEEEKIGRSRCRQWWNDATKEGSTQTSFWWFEVTPSKHQNEFPSVPPVNSAYPMQLKINHIKAPQSTLADRVGPMEDSQEIEEQVQEEVISDNGTEKKQETRDEMLSRHRKEISQLQKKEIEMKKAAARHRS
- the LOC112695840 gene encoding uncharacterized protein isoform X2; its protein translation is MFLTREPEASDRAVAQWHLWKSVVAEWCAALEEEKIGRSRCRQWWNDATKEGSTQTSFWWFEVTPSKHQNEFPSVPPVNSAYPMQLKINHIKAPQSTLADRVGPMEDSQEIEEQVQEEVISDNGTEKKQETRDEMLSRHRKEISQLQKKEIEMKKAAARHRS